Proteins from one Canis lupus familiaris isolate Mischka breed German Shepherd chromosome 26, alternate assembly UU_Cfam_GSD_1.0, whole genome shotgun sequence genomic window:
- the LOC608483 gene encoding coiled-coil domain-containing protein 74B isoform X2 codes for MEVALLPSPADPVQESPTSSFSNSSFQSIKSVSNSTLSMTALAAANSQGKARPQLASSKKRDSKTNVPQKMDLEEESPAAALLHNGKLDKGPGMQGPAKDEEVETFSTVATSAAGGQHKGKQPPTMGLPPYLRKPTTLQQCEVVIRQLWNANLLQAQELQHLKTLLEGKQRPKAAPEEAGPSSPKDQEAPHLGAMQLPKVPTKGVPMKCLILSPMPVAERSVLPTLKQNLKSSFAERQKRLQVVRSRRLHRSVL; via the exons ATGGAAGTGGCACTCCTGCCATCCCCAGCTGACCCTGTGCAAGAATCTCCCACAAGCAGCTTTTCCAACTCCAGCTTTCAGTCCATCAAGTCCGTCTCAAATTCGACGTTGTCAA TGACTGCCCTGGCTGCAGCCAACTCTCAAGGCAAGGCCCGGCCCCAGCTCGCCTCCTCCAAGAAGCGGGACTCGAAAACTAATGTTCCCCAGAAGATGGACCTGGAAGAGGAGAGCCCAGCTGCTGCCCTGCTGCACAATGGCAAGCTGGACAAAGGCCCAGGGATGCAGGGGCCAGCCAA AGATGAAGAAGTGGAGACCTTCAGTACAGTGGCCACCTCCGCAGCAGGTGGCCAGCACAAGGGCAAGCAGCCCCCCACGATGGGCCTGCCGCCATACCTGCGCAAGCCAACCACGCTTCAGCAGTGTGAGGTGGTTATCCGCCAGCTGTGGAACGCCAACCTCCTGCAGGCCCAAGAG TTGCAGCACCTCAAGACCCTCCTGGAAGGGAAGCAGAGGCCCAAGGCTGCCCCAGAGGAGGCTGGGCCCAGCTCTCCGAA GGACCAGGAGGCACCTCATCTGGGAGCCATGCAGCTCCCCAAGGTCCCCACCAAGGGCGTCCCCATGAAATG CCTGATTCTAAGCCCGATGCCCGTGGCAGAGCGCTCCGTGCTGCCCACGCTGAAGCAGAACCTGAAGAGCAGCTTCGCTGAGCGGCAGAAAAGGCTGCAGGTGGTGCGGAGCCGGCGGCTGCACCGCTCGGTGCTCTGA
- the LOC608483 gene encoding coiled-coil domain-containing protein 74B isoform X1 — translation MSVGATAGQRPPSSGTSGSRGASRPRPRPPAALQPSGQHGAQAGLSEAQKRVLDLEKSLQFLQQQHSDTLVRLHEEIEYLKRENKDLHYKLIMNQKPKKVTALAAANSQGKARPQLASSKKRDSKTNVPQKMDLEEESPAAALLHNGKLDKGPGMQGPAKDEEVETFSTVATSAAGGQHKGKQPPTMGLPPYLRKPTTLQQCEVVIRQLWNANLLQAQELQHLKTLLEGKQRPKAAPEEAGPSSPKDQEAPHLGAMQLPKVPTKGVPMKCLILSPMPVAERSVLPTLKQNLKSSFAERQKRLQVVRSRRLHRSVL, via the exons ATGAGCGTCGGGGCGACGGCGGGGCAGCGGCCCCCCAGCTCGGggacctcgggctcccggggcgcgtcgcgcccgcgcccgcgcccgcccgcggccCTGCAGCCCTCCGGCCAGCACGGCGCTCAGGCTGGGCTCAGCGAGGCGCAGAAGCGGGTCCTGGACCTGGAGAAGAGCCTGCAGTTTCTGCAGCAGCAGCACTCCGACACGCTGGTCAGGCTCCACGAGGAGATCGAGTACCTCAAGCGGGAGAACAAGG ATCTTCATTACAAGCTAATAATGAATCAGAAGCCAAAGAAAG TGACTGCCCTGGCTGCAGCCAACTCTCAAGGCAAGGCCCGGCCCCAGCTCGCCTCCTCCAAGAAGCGGGACTCGAAAACTAATGTTCCCCAGAAGATGGACCTGGAAGAGGAGAGCCCAGCTGCTGCCCTGCTGCACAATGGCAAGCTGGACAAAGGCCCAGGGATGCAGGGGCCAGCCAA AGATGAAGAAGTGGAGACCTTCAGTACAGTGGCCACCTCCGCAGCAGGTGGCCAGCACAAGGGCAAGCAGCCCCCCACGATGGGCCTGCCGCCATACCTGCGCAAGCCAACCACGCTTCAGCAGTGTGAGGTGGTTATCCGCCAGCTGTGGAACGCCAACCTCCTGCAGGCCCAAGAG TTGCAGCACCTCAAGACCCTCCTGGAAGGGAAGCAGAGGCCCAAGGCTGCCCCAGAGGAGGCTGGGCCCAGCTCTCCGAA GGACCAGGAGGCACCTCATCTGGGAGCCATGCAGCTCCCCAAGGTCCCCACCAAGGGCGTCCCCATGAAATG CCTGATTCTAAGCCCGATGCCCGTGGCAGAGCGCTCCGTGCTGCCCACGCTGAAGCAGAACCTGAAGAGCAGCTTCGCTGAGCGGCAGAAAAGGCTGCAGGTGGTGCGGAGCCGGCGGCTGCACCGCTCGGTGCTCTGA